One stretch of Amycolatopsis sp. NBC_00345 DNA includes these proteins:
- the tuf gene encoding elongation factor Tu yields MAKAKFERSKPHVNIGTIGHVDHGKTTLTAAITKVLHDKYPELNESRAFDQIDNAPEERQRGITINISHVEYQTEKRHYAHVDAPGHADYIKNMITGAAQMDGAILVVAATDGPMPQTREHVLLARQVGVPYIVVALNKADMVDDEEILELVELEVRELLSSQEFPGDDAPVVRVSGLKALEGDEKWAEAVLELMTAVDDNVPDPVRDLQKPFLMPIEDVFTITGRGTVVTGRVERGVVNVNEEVEIVGIKEKSQKTTVTGVEMFRKLLDSGQAGDNVGLLLRGIKREDVERGQVVVKPGTTTPHTSFEGRVYILSKDEGGRHTPFFNNYRPQFYFRTTDVTGVVTLPEGTEMVMPGDNTDISVELIQPVAMDENLRFAIREGGRTVGAGQVTKINK; encoded by the coding sequence GTGGCGAAGGCGAAGTTCGAGCGGAGCAAGCCGCACGTCAACATCGGGACCATCGGTCACGTTGACCACGGTAAGACGACTCTGACCGCGGCGATCACCAAGGTTCTGCACGACAAGTACCCGGAGCTCAACGAGTCGCGTGCGTTCGACCAGATCGACAACGCGCCCGAAGAGCGCCAGCGCGGTATTACGATCAACATCTCGCACGTCGAGTACCAGACCGAGAAGCGTCACTACGCTCACGTGGACGCCCCGGGCCACGCGGACTACATCAAGAACATGATCACCGGTGCCGCTCAGATGGACGGCGCGATCCTCGTGGTCGCGGCGACCGACGGCCCGATGCCGCAGACCCGCGAGCACGTGCTGCTCGCCCGCCAGGTCGGCGTGCCCTACATCGTGGTCGCGCTGAACAAGGCCGACATGGTCGACGACGAGGAGATCCTCGAGCTCGTCGAGCTGGAGGTCCGCGAGCTGCTGTCCTCGCAGGAGTTCCCGGGCGACGACGCGCCGGTCGTGCGCGTGTCCGGCCTCAAGGCCCTCGAGGGTGACGAGAAGTGGGCCGAGGCCGTTCTCGAGCTCATGACCGCCGTCGACGACAACGTGCCGGACCCGGTGCGTGACCTGCAGAAGCCGTTCCTCATGCCGATCGAGGACGTCTTCACGATCACCGGCCGCGGCACCGTTGTGACCGGCCGTGTCGAGCGTGGCGTGGTCAACGTCAACGAAGAGGTCGAGATCGTCGGCATCAAGGAGAAGTCGCAGAAGACGACTGTCACCGGTGTCGAGATGTTCCGCAAGCTGCTCGACTCGGGCCAGGCGGGCGACAACGTCGGCCTCCTGCTGCGCGGCATCAAGCGCGAGGACGTCGAGCGCGGCCAGGTCGTCGTGAAGCCGGGCACCACCACCCCGCACACGAGCTTCGAGGGCCGGGTCTACATCCTGTCGAAGGACGAGGGTGGCCGTCACACCCCGTTCTTCAACAACTACCGCCCGCAGTTCTACTTCCGCACCACGGACGTGACCGGCGTCGTGACCCTCCCCGAGGGCACGGAGATGGTCATGCCGGGCGACAACACCGACATCTCGGTGGAGCTGATCCAGCCGGTCGCCATGGACGAGAACCTGCGGTTCGCCATCCGTGAGGGTGGCCGGACCGTCGGCGCGGGCCAGGTCACCAAGATCAACAAGTGA
- a CDS encoding GNAT family N-acetyltransferase, translated as MTESWTITETAVDHPDARLIMREYIAEIAARYWGRPATEAEVDTALAEDPTDDLVAPTGTFLIARLPDGTMTGCVGTRVGQPGLGVLKRMYVRPGHRGHGAGARLVAAAEDAARALGATVMRLDTRDDLVEARALYARTGYTEVEPFNDDKYAEHWFSKNLS; from the coding sequence GTGACCGAGAGCTGGACCATCACCGAGACTGCCGTCGACCATCCGGACGCGCGGCTGATCATGCGGGAGTACATCGCCGAGATCGCCGCGCGGTACTGGGGCCGGCCGGCCACCGAGGCGGAGGTGGACACCGCGCTGGCGGAGGACCCGACCGACGATCTGGTCGCGCCCACCGGCACCTTCCTCATCGCGCGCCTGCCCGACGGCACGATGACCGGCTGCGTCGGCACGCGGGTGGGGCAGCCGGGCCTGGGCGTCCTGAAGCGGATGTACGTCCGCCCCGGCCACCGTGGGCACGGCGCCGGGGCCCGCCTGGTCGCGGCCGCCGAGGACGCCGCACGGGCCCTCGGCGCGACCGTCATGCGCCTGGACACCCGCGACGACCTCGTGGAAGCCCGCGCCCTCTACGCCCGCACCGGCTACACCGAGGTCGAGCCCTTCAACGACGACAAGTACGCGGAGCACTGGTTCTCGAAGAACCTGAGCTGA
- the rplD gene encoding 50S ribosomal protein L4, translated as MTSVELKTPAGKADGTVDLPEEIFDVQANIALMHQVVVAQLAAARQGTHDTKTRGEVSGGGKKPYRQKGTGRARQGSTRAPQFNGGGVVHGPTPRDYSQRTPKKMKAAALRGALSDRARAGQLHVVTELVGGEKPSTKAAKSAIAAVTQAKRVLVVLHRDDELSWVSLRNLDQVHLIWSDQLNTYDVLVNDDVVFTKAAYDAFVAGPVRGKGAKATARSSEVSEGSDEQ; from the coding sequence ATGACAAGCGTCGAGCTGAAGACCCCGGCCGGTAAAGCCGACGGCACCGTGGACCTCCCCGAGGAGATCTTCGATGTGCAGGCCAACATCGCGCTGATGCACCAGGTGGTGGTGGCCCAGCTGGCCGCCGCTCGCCAGGGCACGCACGACACCAAGACCCGTGGCGAGGTCTCCGGTGGCGGCAAGAAGCCGTACCGGCAGAAGGGCACCGGCCGTGCCCGCCAGGGTTCGACCCGTGCGCCGCAGTTCAACGGCGGTGGCGTCGTCCACGGCCCCACGCCGCGCGACTACTCGCAGCGCACCCCGAAGAAGATGAAGGCCGCCGCTCTCCGCGGTGCCCTCTCGGACCGGGCGCGCGCCGGGCAGCTGCACGTCGTGACGGAGCTGGTCGGTGGCGAGAAGCCGTCGACCAAGGCCGCCAAGTCCGCCATCGCCGCGGTGACGCAGGCGAAGCGCGTTCTCGTGGTGCTGCACCGGGACGACGAGCTCAGCTGGGTTTCCTTGCGGAACCTGGACCAGGTCCACCTGATCTGGTCGGACCAGCTCAACACCTACGACGTGCTGGTCAACGACGACGTCGTGTTCACCAAGGCCGCGTACGACGCGTTCGTCGCCGGCCCCGTCCGGGGCAAGGGCGCGAAGGCGACCGCACGGTCGAGCGAGGTTTCGGAAGGGAGTGACGAGCAGTGA
- the rplW gene encoding 50S ribosomal protein L23, translating to MSSVAIADPRDILLAPVISEKSYGLLEDHKYTFIVRPDANKTQIKISVEKVFGVKVVSVNTANRQGKRKRTRAGFGKRKDTKRAIVTLSPESKAIEIFGGPTA from the coding sequence GTGAGTTCGGTCGCCATTGCCGACCCCCGCGACATCTTGCTCGCGCCGGTCATCTCCGAGAAGTCCTACGGACTGCTCGAGGATCACAAGTACACGTTCATCGTCCGTCCGGACGCCAACAAGACCCAGATCAAGATCTCGGTCGAGAAGGTGTTCGGCGTCAAGGTGGTCAGCGTCAACACGGCCAACCGTCAGGGCAAGCGGAAGCGGACTCGCGCAGGCTTCGGCAAGCGCAAGGACACCAAGCGCGCCATCGTGACTCTTTCGCCTGAGAGCAAGGCGATCGAGATCTTCGGCGGACCCACCGCGTAA
- the rplB gene encoding 50S ribosomal protein L2 produces MGIRKYKPTTPGRRGSSVSDFAEITRSTPEKSLLRPLSGSGGRNSSGKITTRHKGGGHKRAYRVIDFRRNDKDGVPAKVAHIEYDPNRTARIALLHYADGEKRYIIAPEKLKQGDTVENGPRADIKPGNNLPLRNIPVGTVVHAIELRPGGGAKMARSAGAKVQLVAKDGPYAQLRLPSGEIRNVDVRNRATIGEVGNSDHANINWGKAGRNRWRGKRPTVRGVVMNPVDHPHGGGEGKTSGGRHPVNPNGKPEGRTRRRKASDAMIVRRRRTGKNKR; encoded by the coding sequence ATGGGCATCCGCAAGTACAAGCCGACGACCCCGGGTCGTCGCGGTTCCAGTGTCTCGGACTTCGCCGAGATCACCCGGTCCACGCCGGAGAAGTCGCTGCTGCGTCCGCTGAGCGGCTCGGGCGGTCGTAACTCGTCCGGCAAGATCACCACCCGGCACAAGGGTGGCGGCCACAAGCGCGCCTACCGCGTCATCGACTTCCGTCGTAATGACAAGGACGGCGTGCCGGCCAAGGTCGCGCACATCGAGTACGACCCCAACCGCACCGCGCGTATCGCGCTGCTGCACTACGCCGACGGCGAGAAGCGCTACATCATCGCGCCGGAGAAGCTGAAGCAGGGCGACACCGTCGAGAACGGCCCGCGCGCCGACATCAAGCCGGGCAACAACCTGCCGCTGCGCAACATCCCGGTCGGCACCGTGGTGCACGCGATCGAGCTCCGCCCCGGTGGCGGCGCGAAGATGGCGCGCTCCGCCGGCGCCAAGGTGCAGCTGGTGGCCAAGGACGGGCCTTACGCCCAGCTTCGGCTGCCGTCGGGCGAAATCCGCAACGTCGACGTGCGCAACCGCGCCACGATCGGCGAGGTGGGCAACTCCGACCACGCCAACATCAACTGGGGCAAGGCCGGGCGTAACCGCTGGCGCGGCAAGCGCCCCACCGTCCGTGGTGTCGTGATGAACCCGGTCGACCACCCGCACGGTGGCGGTGAGGGCAAGACCTCCGGTGGCCGCCACCCGGTCAACCCGAACGGCAAGCCCGAGGGTCGCACCCGCCGCCGCAAGGCGAGTGACGCCATGATCGTCCGCCGCCGGCGTACCGGCAAGAACAAGCGCTGA
- a CDS encoding type VII secretion target has translation MTTDGSGHAVDPKALRTYATGLGHYKDEAAKFGNLVNQADVTDKSWGLIGLAVKQTYTSKLGDLRELLELLKTGVDAYSGKLNQAAEIYDGHEKDVTMVLGKYKAEIDGPL, from the coding sequence ATGACCACCGACGGCAGCGGCCACGCGGTCGATCCCAAGGCACTGCGGACCTACGCCACCGGCCTCGGCCACTACAAGGACGAGGCGGCCAAGTTCGGCAACCTGGTGAACCAGGCCGACGTGACCGACAAGTCGTGGGGCCTGATCGGCCTCGCGGTGAAGCAGACCTACACCAGCAAGCTCGGTGACCTGCGCGAGCTGCTCGAACTGCTGAAGACCGGCGTGGACGCGTACTCCGGCAAGCTCAACCAGGCCGCGGAGATCTACGACGGGCACGAGAAGGACGTCACGATGGTCCTCGGCAAGTACAAGGCCGAGATCGACGGACCGCTCTGA
- a CDS encoding zinc ribbon domain-containing protein — protein MADAVPFTDNFSDLSNTQGYQFEFRCERCGNGFRSAFQRDTAETGRSVLRAVGSFFGGKLQDLSYSADQWRYNQATNSAAKDKALTAAVQEITPSFRQCRGCSDWMCSDQCWNEEIGQCLRCSPSVAEEVSRAQASAQRDQIWDKARTKDWTQDVDLDTRAKLTCPSCGVKADGGKFCASCGGSLAPVVHCTECGSQSKVGAMFCGDCGTRL, from the coding sequence GTGGCTGACGCGGTGCCCTTCACGGACAACTTCTCCGACCTCTCCAACACCCAGGGGTACCAGTTCGAGTTCCGCTGCGAGCGGTGCGGCAACGGGTTCCGTTCCGCCTTCCAGCGCGACACCGCCGAAACCGGTCGCAGCGTGCTGCGGGCCGTGGGGTCGTTCTTCGGTGGGAAGCTGCAGGACCTGAGCTACTCGGCCGACCAGTGGCGCTACAACCAGGCCACCAACTCCGCCGCCAAGGACAAGGCGCTCACGGCCGCCGTCCAGGAGATCACGCCGAGCTTCCGGCAGTGCCGCGGCTGCAGCGACTGGATGTGCTCGGACCAGTGCTGGAACGAGGAGATCGGCCAGTGCCTGCGGTGCTCGCCGAGCGTCGCCGAGGAGGTGTCGCGCGCGCAGGCGTCGGCGCAGCGCGACCAGATCTGGGACAAGGCGCGCACGAAGGACTGGACCCAGGACGTCGACCTCGACACCCGCGCCAAGCTCACCTGCCCCAGCTGCGGGGTCAAGGCCGACGGCGGCAAGTTCTGCGCCTCCTGCGGCGGTTCCCTCGCCCCGGTCGTGCACTGCACGGAGTGCGGCAGCCAGTCCAAGGTGGGCGCGATGTTCTGCGGGGACTGCGGCACCCGGCTCTGA
- the rpsS gene encoding 30S ribosomal protein S19 yields MPRSLKKGPFVDDHLLKKVDVLNEANKKTVIKTWSRRSTIIPDFLGHTIAVHDGRKHVPVFVTEAMVGHKLGEFAPTRTFKGHIKDDRKSRRR; encoded by the coding sequence ATGCCACGCAGCCTTAAGAAGGGCCCCTTCGTGGACGACCACCTGCTCAAGAAGGTGGACGTTCTCAACGAGGCCAACAAGAAGACCGTGATCAAGACTTGGTCGCGTCGCTCCACGATCATCCCGGACTTCCTGGGACACACGATCGCGGTGCACGACGGCCGTAAGCACGTCCCGGTGTTCGTCACCGAGGCCATGGTGGGTCACAAGCTGGGCGAGTTCGCCCCGACGCGGACCTTCAAGGGTCACATCAAGGACGACCGCAAGTCGCGCCGCCGCTGA
- the rpsL gene encoding 30S ribosomal protein S12: MPTIQQLVRKGRQDKAAKQKTAALKGSPQRRGVCTRVYTTTPKKPNSALRKVARVKLTSGIEVTAYIPGEGHNLQEHSMVLVRGGRVKDLPGVRYKIIRGSLDTQGVKNRKQARSRYGAKKEKS; this comes from the coding sequence TTGCCCACGATCCAGCAGCTGGTCCGCAAGGGCCGCCAGGACAAGGCTGCCAAGCAGAAGACCGCGGCCCTCAAGGGGAGCCCGCAGCGTCGTGGCGTGTGCACTCGCGTGTACACCACGACCCCCAAGAAGCCGAACTCGGCGCTGCGCAAGGTCGCGCGTGTGAAGCTGACCAGCGGCATCGAGGTCACGGCTTACATTCCCGGTGAGGGCCACAACCTCCAGGAGCACTCGATGGTGCTCGTGCGCGGTGGCCGTGTGAAGGACCTGCCGGGTGTCCGCTACAAGATCATCCGCGGCTCGCTCGACACCCAGGGTGTCAAGAACCGTAAGCAGGCGCGCAGCCGGTACGGCGCGAAGAAGGAGAAGAGCTAA
- the rpsJ gene encoding 30S ribosomal protein S10: protein MAGQKIRIRLKAYDHEAIDTSARKIVETVTRTGARVVGPVPLPTEKNVYCVIRSPHKYKDSREHFEMRTHKRLIDILDPTPKTVDALMRIDLPASVDVNIQ, encoded by the coding sequence ATGGCGGGACAGAAGATCCGCATCCGGCTCAAGGCCTACGACCACGAGGCGATCGACACCTCGGCGCGCAAGATCGTGGAGACGGTCACGCGCACCGGCGCCCGTGTTGTCGGGCCGGTGCCGCTGCCCACCGAGAAGAACGTTTACTGCGTCATCCGCTCGCCGCACAAGTACAAGGACTCGCGCGAGCACTTCGAGATGCGCACGCACAAGCGTCTGATCGACATCCTCGACCCGACGCCGAAGACGGTCGACGCGCTCATGCGCATCGACCTGCCGGCGAGCGTCGACGTCAACATCCAGTAA
- the rplC gene encoding 50S ribosomal protein L3 yields MSDRQMKGILGTKLGMTQVFDEQNRIVPVTVVKAGPNVVTQVRTHDKDGYGAVQLAFGAVDPRKVNKPRTGHFDKAGVTPRRFLAELRTTDAETYEVGQEITAEVFAAGVEVDITGTSKGKGYAGVMKRHGFKGQGASHGAQAVHRKPGSIGGCATPGRVFKGLRMAGRMGNDRVTTQNLTVHAVRAEDGLLLIKGAVPGPKGGLLFVRSAAKGGITE; encoded by the coding sequence ATGTCTGACAGGCAGATGAAGGGCATCCTGGGCACCAAGCTCGGCATGACCCAGGTCTTCGATGAGCAGAACCGGATTGTCCCGGTCACTGTCGTCAAGGCCGGTCCGAACGTGGTGACCCAGGTTCGGACCCATGACAAGGACGGCTATGGGGCCGTGCAGCTGGCGTTCGGCGCGGTCGACCCGCGCAAGGTGAACAAGCCGCGCACCGGCCACTTCGACAAGGCGGGCGTGACCCCCCGACGGTTCCTCGCGGAGCTGCGTACCACCGATGCTGAGACTTACGAGGTCGGCCAGGAGATCACCGCTGAGGTGTTCGCCGCCGGCGTCGAGGTCGACATCACCGGTACCAGCAAGGGCAAGGGCTACGCGGGTGTCATGAAGCGCCACGGTTTCAAGGGCCAGGGCGCGAGCCACGGTGCCCAGGCCGTGCACCGCAAGCCGGGTTCCATCGGTGGCTGTGCCACCCCCGGCCGCGTCTTCAAGGGCCTGCGCATGGCGGGCCGGATGGGCAACGACCGGGTCACCACGCAGAACCTGACCGTGCACGCTGTGCGTGCCGAGGACGGCCTGCTGCTGATCAAGGGCGCGGTGCCCGGTCCCAAGGGTGGCCTGCTGTTCGTTCGCAGCGCCGCGAAGGGTGGTATCACCGAATGA
- the rpsG gene encoding 30S ribosomal protein S7 has product MPRKGPAPKRPLISDPVYASPLVTQLVNKVLKDGKRSLAERIVYGALEGAREKSGTDPVVTLKRALDNVKPTIEVKSRRVGGATYQVPIEVKPNRSTTLALRWLVSFSQARREKTMIERLQNELLDASNGLGASVKRREDTHKMAESNKAFAHYRW; this is encoded by the coding sequence ATGCCCCGCAAGGGTCCGGCCCCTAAGCGGCCGCTGATCTCCGACCCCGTCTACGCCTCCCCGCTGGTCACCCAGCTGGTGAACAAGGTGCTGAAGGACGGCAAGCGTTCGCTGGCCGAGCGCATCGTGTACGGCGCCCTCGAAGGTGCCCGCGAGAAGTCCGGCACCGACCCGGTCGTCACGCTGAAGCGTGCGCTGGACAACGTGAAGCCCACCATCGAGGTGAAGAGCCGCCGTGTCGGTGGCGCCACCTACCAGGTGCCGATCGAGGTCAAGCCGAACCGCTCCACGACCCTCGCGCTCCGCTGGCTGGTCTCCTTCTCGCAGGCCCGCCGCGAGAAGACGATGATCGAGCGCCTGCAGAACGAGCTGCTCGACGCGAGCAACGGCCTCGGTGCCAGCGTCAAGCGCCGTGAAGACACGCACAAGATGGCCGAGTCGAACAAGGCCTTCGCGCACTACCGCTGGTGA
- a CDS encoding MmpS family transport accessory protein has product MDRQIVGRLAIAGIAVMAVAAVVVILGSGGDPAPATVAVVGEPSRPAPQRGPDQTVTRTLAPSTSVAAASNDWPVTYELTGTGTATVVYDENGLGLVHQELSVALPWRKDLTWKNTGVPPTVQLMGQGTGAVECRISIRGVVVKTEKSAPGDVASCAGRLS; this is encoded by the coding sequence GTGGACAGACAGATCGTCGGCCGGCTCGCGATCGCCGGCATCGCGGTGATGGCCGTCGCGGCCGTGGTGGTGATCCTCGGCTCGGGCGGCGATCCGGCGCCGGCCACGGTGGCCGTGGTGGGGGAGCCGTCGAGGCCCGCGCCACAACGCGGCCCGGACCAGACGGTGACGCGCACCCTCGCCCCGTCCACTTCGGTGGCCGCGGCCTCGAACGACTGGCCGGTCACCTACGAACTCACCGGCACGGGCACGGCCACGGTCGTCTACGACGAGAACGGCCTGGGCCTCGTGCACCAGGAGTTGTCCGTCGCGCTGCCGTGGCGCAAGGACCTGACGTGGAAGAACACGGGCGTCCCGCCGACCGTCCAGCTGATGGGCCAGGGCACGGGCGCGGTGGAGTGCCGGATCTCCATCCGCGGCGTGGTGGTGAAGACGGAGAAGTCGGCTCCCGGCGACGTCGCCTCCTGCGCCGGCCGCCTCAGCTGA
- a CDS encoding YbaB/EbfC family nucleoid-associated protein — MSAEMDRLVAEFDKFQSKVKAAETKFAQVGGMQEELAALEAQAVSADRSITVVAGPSGSVKGIRLTADAMRQQPQQLADAILATLHQAVAEATRQQAGIVDAHVGAAFNLDVSEQVFEAQAEALGTTAAELKSQLPEEEPARPARDEEEDFDQASVLRKEDDPSAGPRPSGGSSAGDQFLRNLFDEEDHR, encoded by the coding sequence GTGTCCGCAGAGATGGACCGTCTGGTCGCGGAGTTCGACAAGTTCCAGTCCAAGGTCAAGGCGGCCGAAACCAAGTTCGCGCAGGTCGGCGGGATGCAGGAAGAGCTGGCCGCGCTGGAAGCGCAGGCCGTCTCGGCGGACCGGTCGATCACGGTGGTCGCCGGCCCGAGCGGGTCCGTCAAGGGCATCCGGCTCACCGCCGACGCCATGCGCCAGCAGCCGCAGCAGCTCGCCGACGCCATCCTGGCGACCCTGCACCAGGCCGTCGCCGAGGCCACCCGGCAGCAGGCGGGCATCGTCGACGCGCACGTGGGCGCGGCGTTCAACCTCGACGTCTCCGAGCAGGTTTTCGAGGCGCAGGCCGAAGCGCTGGGAACCACGGCGGCCGAGTTGAAGTCACAACTGCCGGAGGAGGAGCCCGCCCGCCCCGCGCGGGACGAGGAAGAGGACTTCGACCAGGCGAGCGTGCTGCGCAAGGAGGACGACCCGTCAGCCGGTCCGCGGCCGTCCGGCGGGAGTTCGGCCGGGGACCAGTTCCTCCGGAACCTGTTCGACGAGGAGGACCACCGATGA
- the rplV gene encoding 50S ribosomal protein L22: MNAQNDATVEALPTAYARARFVRDSPTKVRRVIELIKGRSAADALAVLRFAPQAASEPVAKVLASAVANAENNLQLDPETLWIKNAYADEGPTLKRIRPRAQGRAYRIRKRTSHITVEVESRPKADVKKAQSKKKAGGR; the protein is encoded by the coding sequence ATGAACGCCCAGAACGACGCGACGGTCGAGGCTCTGCCTACGGCTTACGCGCGGGCTCGCTTCGTCCGGGACTCGCCGACCAAGGTGCGCCGGGTGATCGAGCTCATCAAGGGACGTAGCGCCGCCGACGCCTTGGCCGTGCTCCGGTTCGCCCCCCAGGCGGCCAGCGAGCCGGTCGCGAAGGTGCTCGCCAGTGCCGTGGCCAACGCCGAGAACAATCTTCAGCTTGACCCGGAGACGCTCTGGATCAAGAACGCGTACGCCGACGAGGGTCCGACCCTCAAGCGCATCCGTCCGCGGGCCCAGGGCCGTGCGTACCGGATCCGCAAGCGGACCAGCCACATCACCGTCGAGGTGGAGTCGCGCCCCAAGGCCGACGTGAAGAAGGCGCAGAGCAAGAAGAAGGCAGGTGGCCGGTAG
- the fusA gene encoding elongation factor G, which translates to MARDVLTDLNKVRNIGIMAHIDAGKTTTTERILFYTGVNYKIGEVHDGAATMDWMEEEQKRGITITSAATTTFWDDNQINIIDTPGHVDFTVEVERNLRVLDGAVAVFDGKEGVEPQSEQVWRQADKYDVPRICFVNKMDKLGADFYYTVKTIVDRLGVRPLVIQLPIGAENDFEGVVDLVRMKALTWRGEVSKGEDYSVEDIPAELAELAAEYREKLVETAAEADDTLMEKFLEGEELTEAEIKSGIRKLTIRREVFPVLAGSAFKNKGVQPMLDAVVDYLPSPLDMPPVEGFLADGETPVTRKPSVDEPFAALAFKIAAHPFFGKLTYIRVYSGKVAAGAQVVNATKERKERIGKIFQMHSNKENPVDEAQVGHIYAVIGLKDTTTGDTLADAQNPVVLESMTFPEPVIRVAIEPKTKADQEKLSLAIQKLAEEDPTFQVKLDEETGQTIIAGMGELHLEVLVNRMKSDYKVEANIGKPQVAYRETIRKTVDKLDYVHKKQTGGSGQFAKVIVKLEPLERTDGALYEFDNKVSGGRVPREYIPSVDAGAQDAMQYGILAGYPLVGLKFTLLDGAYHEVDSSEMAFKVAGSMAMKEAARKASPVILEPMMAVEVTTPEDYMGDVIGDLNSRRGQIQAMEERAGTRVVKALVPLSEMFGYVGDLRSRTQGRANYSMVFDSYAEVPANVAKEIIAKATGE; encoded by the coding sequence GTGGCACGTGACGTGCTGACAGACCTGAACAAGGTCCGCAACATCGGGATCATGGCGCACATCGACGCCGGTAAGACCACCACCACCGAGCGGATCCTGTTCTACACCGGGGTCAACTACAAGATCGGTGAAGTCCACGACGGCGCCGCCACCATGGACTGGATGGAGGAGGAGCAGAAGCGGGGCATCACCATCACCTCGGCTGCCACCACCACCTTCTGGGACGACAACCAGATCAACATCATCGACACCCCGGGCCACGTCGACTTCACCGTCGAGGTGGAGCGCAACCTCCGGGTGCTCGACGGTGCGGTCGCCGTCTTCGACGGCAAGGAAGGCGTCGAGCCCCAGTCCGAGCAGGTCTGGCGGCAGGCGGACAAGTACGACGTCCCGCGCATCTGCTTCGTCAACAAGATGGACAAGCTCGGCGCGGACTTCTACTACACCGTGAAGACCATCGTCGACCGTCTCGGCGTCCGGCCGCTGGTCATCCAGCTGCCGATCGGTGCCGAGAACGACTTCGAGGGTGTTGTCGACCTGGTCCGCATGAAGGCGCTGACGTGGCGCGGCGAGGTCAGCAAGGGCGAGGACTACTCGGTCGAGGACATCCCGGCCGAGCTCGCCGAGCTGGCCGCGGAGTACCGCGAGAAGCTCGTGGAGACCGCCGCCGAGGCCGACGACACGCTGATGGAGAAGTTCCTCGAGGGTGAGGAGCTGACGGAGGCCGAGATCAAGTCCGGCATCCGCAAGCTCACCATCCGCCGTGAGGTCTTCCCGGTGCTGGCCGGCTCCGCGTTCAAGAACAAGGGCGTGCAGCCCATGCTCGACGCGGTCGTCGACTACCTGCCGTCGCCGCTGGACATGCCGCCGGTCGAGGGCTTCCTCGCCGACGGCGAGACCCCGGTCACCCGCAAGCCCTCGGTGGACGAGCCGTTCGCCGCGCTCGCCTTCAAGATCGCGGCGCACCCGTTCTTCGGCAAGCTGACCTACATCCGGGTGTACTCGGGCAAGGTCGCCGCCGGCGCGCAGGTCGTCAACGCGACGAAGGAGCGCAAGGAGCGCATCGGGAAGATCTTCCAGATGCACTCCAACAAGGAGAACCCGGTCGACGAGGCCCAGGTGGGCCACATCTACGCGGTCATCGGACTGAAGGACACCACCACCGGTGACACCCTGGCCGACGCGCAGAACCCGGTCGTGCTGGAGTCGATGACGTTCCCCGAGCCGGTCATCCGGGTCGCGATCGAGCCGAAGACGAAGGCCGACCAGGAGAAGCTGTCCCTGGCGATCCAGAAGCTGGCCGAAGAGGACCCCACGTTCCAGGTGAAGCTGGACGAGGAGACCGGTCAGACGATCATCGCCGGCATGGGCGAGCTGCACCTCGAGGTGCTCGTCAACCGGATGAAGTCCGACTACAAGGTCGAGGCGAACATCGGTAAGCCGCAGGTGGCCTACCGCGAGACCATCCGCAAGACGGTGGACAAGCTCGACTACGTCCACAAGAAGCAGACCGGTGGTTCCGGCCAGTTCGCGAAGGTCATCGTGAAGCTGGAGCCGCTCGAGCGCACCGACGGTGCGCTCTACGAGTTCGACAACAAGGTCTCCGGTGGCCGCGTGCCGCGGGAGTACATCCCGTCGGTCGACGCGGGCGCGCAGGACGCCATGCAGTACGGCATCCTGGCCGGCTACCCGCTCGTCGGGTTGAAGTTCACCTTGTTGGATGGTGCGTACCACGAGGTCGACTCCTCGGAAATGGCCTTCAAGGTCGCCGGTTCCATGGCGATGAAGGAAGCCGCGAGGAAGGCCAGCCCGGTCATCCTCGAGCCGATGATGGCCGTTGAGGTCACGACGCCCGAGGACTACATGGGCGACGTGATCGGCGACCTCAACTCCCGCCGTGGCCAGATCCAGGCCATGGAGGAGCGCGCCGGTACCCGTGTCGTCAAGGCACTGGTCCCGCTGTCGGAGATGTTCGGCTACGTGGGCGACCTGCGGTCTCGCACCCAGGGTCGCGCGAACTACTCCATGGTGTTCGACTCCTACGCCGAGGTTCCCGCGAACGTCGCGAAGGAAATCATCGCGAAGGCGACGGGGGAGTAG